One genomic segment of Streptomyces niveus includes these proteins:
- a CDS encoding DUF3046 domain-containing protein, with protein MRLTIFWERMADHFGAAYADSFARDHVMAELGGRTVHEALAAGWEAKDVWRAVCTAMGVPADKR; from the coding sequence ATGCGGTTGACGATTTTCTGGGAACGGATGGCGGACCACTTCGGCGCCGCGTACGCGGACTCCTTCGCGCGCGATCACGTGATGGCGGAGCTCGGCGGCCGAACGGTGCACGAAGCCCTCGCCGCCGGCTGGGAGGCCAAGGACGTCTGGAGGGCGGTCTGCACCGCCATGGGCGTGCCCGCCGACAAACGGTGA
- a CDS encoding AzlD domain-containing protein, which produces MSVWIAIGLTAVGCYLVKLLGLLVPAGALERPLVQRLSALLPVALLAALTAQQAFSGADGALVVDARAAGLAAAGLALVLRAPFLVVIAAAVAVTAAVRALGG; this is translated from the coding sequence ATGAGTGTCTGGATCGCCATCGGACTGACCGCGGTCGGCTGCTACCTCGTCAAGCTGCTCGGGCTGCTGGTACCGGCCGGCGCGCTGGAACGCCCCCTCGTCCAGCGGCTGTCCGCGCTCCTGCCCGTCGCGCTGCTCGCCGCCCTCACGGCGCAGCAGGCGTTCAGCGGCGCCGACGGCGCCCTGGTCGTCGACGCCAGAGCGGCCGGACTCGCCGCGGCGGGGCTCGCGCTGGTGCTGCGCGCCCCGTTCCTCGTCGTCATCGCCGCGGCCGTCGCGGTGACCGCCGCGGTACGTGCCCTCGGCGGCTGA
- a CDS encoding AzlC family ABC transporter permease, which translates to MRDALGVGIAVGLSGFAFGVTSAGAGLTLLQSCALSLLVFTGASQFALVGALAAGGNPLTAAAGAFFLGVRNTFYGLRLSQLLALPRWVRPFAAQWVIDETTAVALAQPTRRAVRIGFTVTGLTLYVLWNLTTLLGALGAEAIGDTDAWGLDAAGPAVFLALLAPMLRTTTERAVAGGAVVLGLGFLPVLPAGVPVLVAALAAPAVLWFEGRRTTAPKGTSR; encoded by the coding sequence ATCCGCGACGCCCTGGGCGTCGGCATCGCCGTCGGCCTCTCCGGCTTCGCCTTCGGCGTGACGTCCGCCGGGGCGGGCCTCACCCTCCTACAGAGCTGCGCGCTCAGTCTGCTGGTCTTCACCGGCGCCTCGCAGTTCGCCCTCGTCGGCGCGCTGGCGGCGGGCGGCAACCCCCTGACCGCCGCGGCCGGTGCCTTCTTCCTCGGCGTACGGAACACCTTCTACGGACTGCGCCTGTCCCAACTCCTGGCGCTCCCGCGCTGGGTGCGCCCCTTCGCCGCCCAGTGGGTCATCGACGAGACGACGGCCGTCGCGCTCGCGCAGCCCACCCGGCGCGCCGTGCGCATCGGCTTCACCGTCACCGGGCTCACCCTCTACGTGCTGTGGAACCTCACCACGTTGCTCGGCGCGCTCGGCGCCGAGGCCATCGGCGACACCGACGCGTGGGGGCTCGACGCGGCGGGCCCCGCCGTCTTCCTGGCCCTGCTCGCCCCCATGCTGCGGACCACGACGGAGCGCGCGGTCGCCGGCGGCGCCGTCGTCCTCGGGCTCGGCTTCCTGCCGGTGCTGCCCGCCGGGGTGCCGGTACTCGTCGCCGCGCTCGCCGCACCCGCTGTTCTCTGGTTCGAGGGCCGCAGGACCACCGCCCCGAAGGGAACGAGCCGATGA
- a CDS encoding AraC family transcriptional regulator, which produces MAAREQARHWIYPELPGVDLLRARYIDKTFVRHTHETFVIAAVTDGVDVFHHGGSDRYAGPGCLALVNPDTPHTGHAQGPEGWQYGAVYPSSGLVAEIAAETTHIRGTPGFVAPVVEDPYTVRLVHQVLRAADEGNALAADTLLRVAVTRLLRLNGGTLPRRTVRGAGARTAARARDVLEGRMADPPSLQRLAAELGTSPFALLRAFRDTYDMPPHTWLTDARVRRARHLLDGGTAPAEVAGLVGFTDQPHLNRHFSRIVGVPPGAYRRERTPRGA; this is translated from the coding sequence ATGGCGGCTCGGGAGCAGGCACGGCACTGGATCTACCCGGAGCTGCCCGGCGTCGATCTCCTGCGTGCCAGGTACATCGACAAGACCTTCGTCCGGCACACCCACGAGACGTTCGTCATCGCCGCGGTCACGGACGGCGTGGATGTGTTCCACCACGGTGGCAGCGACCGCTACGCGGGTCCGGGCTGCCTCGCCCTGGTCAACCCCGACACCCCGCACACCGGTCACGCGCAGGGGCCCGAGGGCTGGCAGTACGGGGCGGTCTACCCGTCGTCCGGCCTCGTCGCGGAGATCGCGGCCGAGACGACACACATCCGCGGCACCCCCGGCTTCGTCGCCCCCGTCGTCGAGGACCCGTACACCGTCCGCCTCGTCCACCAGGTGCTGCGCGCCGCCGACGAGGGGAACGCCCTCGCCGCCGACACGTTGCTGCGGGTCGCCGTCACCCGCCTCCTGCGACTGAACGGGGGCACGCTGCCGCGGCGTACGGTGCGGGGCGCGGGCGCCAGGACGGCGGCACGCGCGCGTGACGTGCTGGAGGGGCGGATGGCCGACCCGCCGTCGCTCCAGCGGCTCGCCGCCGAGCTGGGCACCAGCCCGTTCGCCCTGCTGCGGGCCTTCAGGGACACGTACGACATGCCGCCGCACACCTGGCTCACCGACGCGCGGGTGCGCCGGGCCCGGCATCTGCTGGACGGGGGGACGGCCCCCGCCGAGGTGGCCGGCCTCGTCGGGTTCACCGACCAGCCGCACCTCAACCGGCATTTCAGCCGGATCGTGGGGGTGCCGCCGGGCGCGTACCGCCGGGAGCGGACACCGCGCGGCGCCTGA
- a CDS encoding ATP-dependent helicase, producing the protein MAGTALDSFSPATRSWFSGAFSAPTAAQEGAWRAIGEGSDVLVVAPTGSGKTLAAFLAALDRLASVPPPAEARKRCRVLYVSPLKALAVDVERNLRSPLTGIRQESVRLGQPEPEIRVGIRSGDTPAAERRSMATKPPDILITTPESLFLMLTSSARDALAGVETVILDEVHAVAGTKRGAHLAFSLERLDELLPRPARRIGLSATVRPVDEVARYLSPQRRVEIVQPPSGKEFDLSVVVPVADLGELGGSPASESGGGGADGGDKPSIWPHVEERIADLVQAHRSTIVFANSRRLAERLCNRLNEIAYERATGEAMPEAHSPAEIMAEAGAAKGAPPLLARAHHGSVSKEQRARVEEDLKAGRLPAVVATSSLELGIDMGAVDLVIQVESPPSVASGLQRVGRAGHQVGAVSTGVVFPKYRGDLVQAAVVTERMRTGSIEALRVPANPLDVLAQQLVATVALDTWQADDLLALARRAAPFASLPESAFTAVLDMLAGRYPSDAFAELRPRVVWDRVTGTVTGRPGAQRLAVTSGGTIPDRGLFGVFLAGSSGAGSGNGKGRGGGRVGELDEEMVYESRVGDVFTLGTTSWRIEDITRDQVLVSPAPGVPGRLPFWKGDQLGRPLELGRAVGAFLREVGALSPEDGRLRLVAAGLDAWAADNVLAYLDEQRRACGHVPDDRTILVERFRDDLGDWRVVIHSPFGAQVHAPWALALGARLSERYGMDAQVMHADDGIVLRLPDADLLSLDLLDQDPMSPDPAYDSEQAPIGAGDVAFEGGEVGQIVTDQVGGSALFAARFRECAARALLLPRRSPGKRTPLWQQRQRASQLLQVASEFGSFPIVLEAVRECLQDVFDVPGLTELMGDIESRRVRLVEVTTTEPSPFARSLLFGYVAQFLYEGDSPLAERRAAALSLDSRLLAELLGQAELRELLDADVLEELERELQWLTDDRRVKDVEGVADLLRVLGPLTDAELAERGSEPGWPADLAAARRAIRVRIGGAEYWAAIEDAGRLRDALGTALPVGVPEAFTEPVKDPLGDLLARHARTHGPFTSSGAADRFGLGPAVTEGALQRLAAGGRVVQGEFHPSGIGQEWCDATVLRRLRRRSLAALRHELEPVPPAALATFLPQWQHLGSHSLRGIDGLARAIEQLQGASVPASALEKLVLPSRVSGYAPTLLDELTTTGEVLWAGAGALPGKDGWISLYPADSAPLLLPPPHPLELTALHESVLTTLSGGYGLFFRQITDQVRATTHPDVTDPQLADAVWELAWSGRLTNDTLAPLRSLLGSGRTAGATAHRARRTVPRGRYGTLTAAARPASRTGPPTVSGRWSLLPVPDPDATRRAHALARTLLDRHGVVTRGAIAAEGIEGGFSAVYRVLSAFEDSGQARRGYVVEGLGAAQFAMDGAVDRLRAASTARDRAASDPSPRAVVLAAADPANAYGAALPWPDPPSGAGHKPGRKAGSLVVLVDGALTMYMERGGKTLLAWPGDPDAPSDPERADADDDVALRSAAEALAAAARAGALGTVTVERANGEQALTSPVGRVLESAGFHATPRGLRLRA; encoded by the coding sequence ATGGCCGGTACCGCACTCGACTCGTTCTCCCCCGCGACCCGTAGCTGGTTCTCCGGGGCCTTCTCCGCGCCCACCGCCGCGCAGGAGGGTGCCTGGCGTGCCATCGGCGAGGGCTCGGACGTGCTGGTCGTCGCCCCGACCGGCTCCGGCAAGACCCTGGCCGCCTTCCTCGCCGCCCTGGACCGGCTCGCCTCGGTGCCGCCGCCGGCCGAGGCCCGCAAGCGCTGCCGGGTGCTGTACGTGTCTCCGCTCAAGGCCCTCGCGGTGGACGTGGAGCGCAATCTGCGCAGCCCGCTCACCGGCATCCGGCAGGAATCCGTCCGTCTCGGGCAGCCGGAGCCGGAGATCCGGGTCGGTATCCGTTCCGGCGACACCCCCGCCGCCGAGCGCCGCTCGATGGCCACCAAACCGCCGGACATCCTGATCACCACGCCGGAGTCCCTCTTCCTGATGCTGACCTCGTCGGCACGTGACGCGCTGGCGGGTGTGGAGACGGTGATCCTGGACGAGGTCCACGCCGTCGCGGGGACGAAGCGCGGCGCCCATCTCGCGTTCTCCTTGGAACGGCTCGACGAGCTGCTGCCGCGCCCGGCGCGCCGTATCGGGCTGTCGGCCACGGTCCGTCCGGTGGACGAGGTCGCCCGCTATCTGTCGCCGCAGCGCAGGGTCGAGATCGTGCAGCCTCCCTCCGGGAAGGAGTTCGATCTGTCGGTGGTCGTCCCCGTGGCGGATCTGGGCGAGCTGGGCGGCTCCCCGGCCTCCGAGAGCGGGGGCGGCGGGGCGGACGGCGGCGACAAGCCGTCGATCTGGCCGCACGTCGAGGAGCGGATCGCCGATCTCGTCCAGGCGCACCGTTCGACGATCGTCTTCGCCAACTCCCGCCGTCTCGCCGAGCGTCTGTGCAACAGGCTCAACGAGATCGCGTACGAACGGGCCACGGGTGAGGCCATGCCCGAGGCGCACTCCCCCGCCGAGATCATGGCCGAGGCGGGCGCCGCCAAGGGCGCGCCTCCCCTGCTGGCCCGCGCCCACCACGGCTCGGTCTCCAAGGAGCAGCGCGCCCGTGTCGAGGAGGACCTCAAGGCGGGCCGTCTGCCGGCCGTCGTGGCGACGTCCAGCCTGGAGCTGGGCATCGACATGGGCGCGGTGGATCTCGTCATCCAGGTCGAGTCACCCCCGTCGGTGGCCTCCGGTCTCCAGCGCGTGGGCCGCGCCGGCCACCAGGTGGGGGCGGTCTCGACGGGCGTCGTCTTCCCCAAGTACCGGGGCGATCTGGTGCAGGCAGCCGTCGTCACCGAGCGGATGCGCACCGGCTCCATCGAGGCCCTGCGGGTCCCCGCCAACCCGCTGGACGTGCTGGCGCAGCAGCTCGTCGCGACGGTCGCGCTCGACACCTGGCAGGCCGACGACCTGCTCGCCCTGGCCCGCCGTGCGGCGCCCTTCGCCTCGCTCCCCGAGTCGGCGTTCACCGCCGTCCTCGACATGCTGGCGGGCCGCTATCCGTCGGACGCGTTCGCGGAGCTGCGCCCCCGTGTGGTGTGGGACCGCGTGACGGGTACGGTCACGGGCCGCCCCGGTGCGCAACGCCTCGCCGTGACGTCGGGCGGCACCATCCCCGACCGCGGCCTCTTCGGTGTGTTCCTCGCGGGATCCTCGGGCGCCGGTTCCGGCAACGGCAAGGGGCGCGGCGGCGGCCGGGTGGGCGAGCTGGACGAGGAGATGGTGTACGAGTCGCGGGTGGGCGACGTCTTCACCCTGGGCACGACCTCGTGGCGTATCGAGGACATCACTCGCGACCAGGTGCTGGTCTCCCCCGCCCCCGGCGTGCCGGGCCGCCTTCCTTTCTGGAAGGGCGACCAGTTGGGCCGTCCGCTCGAACTGGGCCGCGCGGTGGGCGCGTTCCTGCGTGAGGTCGGCGCGCTGTCCCCGGAGGACGGCCGGCTGCGGCTGGTGGCCGCCGGCCTCGACGCCTGGGCGGCGGACAACGTCCTGGCGTATCTGGACGAGCAGCGCCGGGCCTGCGGTCATGTTCCGGACGACCGGACGATTCTCGTGGAGCGGTTCCGGGACGACCTGGGCGACTGGCGGGTCGTCATCCATTCCCCGTTCGGTGCGCAGGTGCACGCCCCGTGGGCACTGGCTCTCGGTGCCCGGCTCTCCGAGCGGTACGGGATGGACGCCCAGGTCATGCACGCCGACGACGGCATCGTGCTCCGGCTGCCCGACGCCGATCTGCTGAGTCTGGATCTCCTCGACCAGGACCCGATGTCGCCCGATCCGGCGTACGACAGCGAGCAGGCGCCGATCGGCGCCGGTGATGTCGCCTTCGAGGGAGGCGAGGTCGGCCAGATCGTCACCGATCAGGTTGGTGGCTCCGCGCTGTTCGCCGCCCGCTTCCGTGAGTGCGCCGCGCGCGCCCTGCTGCTGCCGCGCCGCAGCCCCGGAAAGCGCACACCGCTCTGGCAGCAGCGTCAACGGGCCTCTCAACTGCTCCAGGTGGCGAGCGAGTTCGGGTCGTTCCCCATCGTTCTCGAAGCTGTCAGGGAATGTCTTCAGGACGTCTTCGACGTGCCCGGTCTGACCGAGCTGATGGGCGACATCGAATCCCGCCGGGTCCGGCTGGTCGAGGTCACGACCACCGAGCCGTCCCCGTTCGCCCGCTCGCTCCTCTTCGGTTACGTCGCGCAGTTTCTGTACGAAGGCGACTCCCCGCTCGCCGAGCGGCGCGCCGCCGCCCTCTCCCTGGACTCGCGGCTGCTGGCCGAGCTCCTCGGTCAGGCGGAGCTGCGCGAACTGCTGGACGCCGACGTCCTGGAGGAGCTGGAGCGCGAACTGCAATGGCTCACCGACGACCGCCGAGTCAAGGACGTGGAGGGCGTCGCGGACCTGCTCCGGGTCCTCGGCCCGCTCACCGACGCCGAGTTGGCGGAGCGAGGGTCCGAGCCGGGGTGGCCCGCGGATCTCGCCGCTGCCCGCCGCGCGATCCGGGTCCGGATCGGCGGCGCCGAGTACTGGGCGGCGATCGAGGACGCGGGCCGGCTGCGCGACGCGCTCGGCACCGCCCTGCCCGTCGGCGTCCCCGAGGCGTTCACCGAGCCGGTCAAGGACCCCCTCGGCGATCTCCTGGCGCGCCATGCGCGCACACACGGCCCGTTCACCTCCTCCGGTGCCGCCGACCGCTTCGGACTCGGCCCCGCCGTCACCGAGGGCGCGCTCCAACGCCTCGCCGCCGGGGGCCGTGTCGTCCAAGGAGAGTTCCATCCCTCGGGGATCGGCCAGGAGTGGTGCGACGCGACGGTGCTGCGCAGACTGCGCCGCAGGTCGCTCGCCGCGCTGCGGCACGAACTGGAACCGGTGCCGCCCGCCGCGCTCGCCACGTTCCTGCCGCAGTGGCAGCATCTGGGCAGCCACAGCTTGCGCGGCATCGACGGACTGGCGCGTGCGATCGAGCAGTTGCAGGGCGCGTCCGTTCCGGCGTCAGCGCTGGAGAAGCTGGTGCTCCCCTCGCGGGTCTCGGGCTACGCCCCGACGCTCCTGGACGAGCTGACCACCACGGGCGAGGTCCTGTGGGCCGGAGCCGGGGCCCTTCCCGGCAAGGACGGCTGGATCTCCCTCTATCCGGCGGACTCCGCACCGCTGTTGCTCCCGCCACCGCACCCTCTTGAGCTGACGGCACTGCACGAGTCGGTGCTCACCACCCTCTCCGGCGGTTACGGCCTGTTCTTCCGTCAGATCACCGACCAGGTACGGGCCACCACCCACCCCGACGTCACCGATCCCCAACTGGCCGACGCGGTCTGGGAACTGGCCTGGTCGGGGCGGCTGACCAACGACACCCTGGCGCCGCTGCGCTCGCTGCTCGGCTCCGGGCGTACTGCGGGCGCGACGGCCCACCGCGCCAGACGGACCGTCCCGCGCGGGCGTTACGGCACCCTCACCGCCGCCGCCCGGCCCGCCTCCCGTACGGGACCCCCGACCGTCAGCGGACGCTGGTCGCTGCTCCCCGTCCCCGACCCGGACGCCACACGCCGCGCCCACGCCCTGGCCCGCACGCTCCTGGACCGGCACGGTGTGGTGACCCGGGGCGCCATCGCCGCCGAGGGCATCGAGGGAGGCTTCTCGGCCGTGTACCGGGTGCTGTCCGCCTTCGAGGACAGCGGTCAGGCACGCCGCGGCTATGTCGTCGAGGGCCTGGGCGCGGCCCAGTTCGCGATGGACGGGGCGGTGGACCGTCTCCGTGCGGCCTCCACGGCCCGTGACCGCGCCGCGTCCGACCCCTCGCCGCGCGCCGTGGTGCTGGCCGCCGCCGACCCGGCCAACGCGTACGGGGCGGCGCTGCCCTGGCCGGACCCGCCCTCGGGCGCCGGCCACAAACCGGGCCGCAAGGCGGGCTCCCTGGTCGTCCTCGTCGACGGCGCCCTGACGATGTACATGGAACGCGGCGGCAAGACCCTCCTCGCCTGGCCGGGCGATCCCGACGCCCCGTCCGACCCGGAGCGCGCGGACGCCGACGACGACGTGGCGCTGCGTTCGGCCGCCGAGGCCCTGGCGGCCGCCGCCCGTGCCGGCGCGCTCGGTACGGTCACCGTCGAGCGGGCGAACGGAGAGCAGGCGCTGACGTCCCCCGTGGGCCGCGTCCTGGAGTCGGCCGGTTTCCACGCCACCCCGAGGGGCCTGCGCCTGCGGGCCTGA
- a CDS encoding DNA-formamidopyrimidine glycosylase family protein, with amino-acid sequence MPEGDTVLQTARRLHTALAGRLLTRSDLRVPRFATSDLTGRTVLDVTPRGKHLLTRVEGGLTLHSHLRMDGAWRVYGADERWRGGPAHQIRAILGNSERTAVGYRLPVLELLRTADEDHVVGHLGPDLLGPDWDPQTALRNLLADPARTVGEALLDQRNLAGIGNVFRCETCFLTRTTPWLPIGDLPSPERLVTAAKKLLEANRERSRRHLYVYGRGGLPCRRCGTPISKADDDDRPVYWCPRCQLGPVP; translated from the coding sequence ATGCCCGAAGGTGACACCGTCCTGCAGACCGCCCGGCGCCTGCACACCGCCCTCGCCGGGCGGCTGCTGACCCGGTCCGACCTCCGCGTCCCCCGGTTCGCGACCTCCGACCTCACCGGCCGGACGGTCCTCGACGTCACCCCGCGCGGCAAGCATCTCCTGACCCGTGTCGAGGGCGGCCTCACCCTCCACTCACATCTGCGGATGGACGGGGCCTGGCGGGTGTACGGCGCCGACGAACGCTGGCGGGGCGGCCCCGCCCATCAGATCCGGGCGATCCTCGGCAACTCCGAGCGCACGGCCGTCGGCTACCGGCTCCCGGTGCTCGAACTCCTGCGGACGGCGGACGAGGACCATGTGGTGGGCCATCTGGGCCCGGACCTCCTCGGGCCCGACTGGGATCCGCAGACCGCGCTGCGCAATCTGCTCGCCGACCCGGCCCGCACGGTCGGCGAGGCGCTGCTGGACCAGCGCAATCTCGCGGGCATCGGCAACGTCTTCCGGTGCGAGACGTGCTTCCTCACCCGCACCACCCCCTGGCTCCCCATCGGCGACCTGCCGTCGCCCGAGCGGCTCGTGACGGCCGCGAAGAAACTCCTGGAGGCCAACAGGGAACGCTCGCGCCGTCATCTGTACGTATACGGCCGCGGCGGGCTCCCCTGCCGCCGCTGCGGCACCCCCATCAGCAAGGCGGACGACGACGACCGACCCGTCTACTGGTGCCCACGCTGCCAGCTCGGCCCCGTCCCCTGA
- a CDS encoding Dps family protein has product MSVVKSSLPEADLKLVGEALQGSLVDLLDLSLVAKQVHWNIVGPRFRSVHLQLDEVVTTARNHSDTVAERAAAIGVTPDGRAGTVAAQSAIGTVADGWIKDTDAVRTLVDGLSAVIVRMRERIRVTDQPDPVTQDILIGLTADLEKHHWMFQAESA; this is encoded by the coding sequence ATGTCTGTCGTCAAGAGCTCACTGCCCGAGGCGGATCTGAAACTGGTCGGCGAGGCCCTTCAAGGCTCGCTCGTCGATCTGCTCGATCTCTCACTGGTGGCCAAGCAGGTGCACTGGAACATCGTGGGACCGCGCTTCCGGTCCGTACACCTCCAGCTCGACGAGGTCGTCACCACGGCCCGGAACCACTCGGACACCGTGGCGGAACGGGCCGCGGCGATCGGTGTGACTCCGGACGGCCGCGCGGGGACGGTGGCGGCCCAGAGTGCGATCGGCACCGTCGCGGACGGCTGGATCAAGGACACGGACGCCGTACGCACACTGGTGGACGGCCTCAGCGCGGTGATCGTCCGTATGCGGGAGCGGATCAGAGTGACCGACCAGCCCGACCCGGTCACCCAGGACATCCTGATCGGGCTCACGGCCGATCTCGAGAAGCACCACTGGATGTTCCAGGCGGAGAGCGCGTAG
- a CDS encoding helix-turn-helix domain-containing protein yields the protein MILLRRLLGDVLRRQRQRQGRTLREVSSSARVSLGYLSEVERGQKEASSELLSAICDALDVRMSELMREVSDELSLAELAASAAASEPVPAAVRPMLNSVSVTSVAGVPTERVTIKAPTEAVNVVAA from the coding sequence ATGATTCTGCTCCGTCGCCTGCTTGGTGACGTACTGCGTCGGCAGCGCCAGCGCCAGGGCCGTACTCTGCGCGAAGTCTCCTCGTCCGCCCGAGTCTCGCTCGGCTATCTCTCCGAGGTGGAGCGGGGGCAGAAGGAGGCGTCCTCCGAGCTGCTCTCCGCCATTTGCGACGCGCTTGACGTACGGATGTCCGAGCTCATGCGCGAAGTGAGCGACGAACTGTCGTTGGCCGAGCTGGCCGCGTCCGCAGCGGCGAGCGAGCCGGTGCCCGCGGCGGTACGTCCGATGCTCAATTCCGTCTCCGTGACGTCGGTGGCAGGTGTGCCGACGGAGCGGGTGACCATCAAGGCGCCAACAGAAGCGGTGAATGTCGTCGCCGCCTGA
- a CDS encoding CinA family protein, whose amino-acid sequence MTSAGKDAAGADVLLRDVAARVLDVLARRGSTLAVAESLTGGLVAAELTSVPGASRSLRGSVTAYASDVKRDVLGVDGTLLAERGAVDPEVARQMAVGVRGVLAADWGVSTTGVAGPDPQDGQPVGTVYVAVSGPHGGEKVAALRLNGDRAEIRRESVRSVLELLSGELTGNGRTQDTERNGGT is encoded by the coding sequence ATGACGTCCGCCGGGAAGGATGCGGCGGGCGCGGACGTTCTACTGAGGGACGTGGCCGCCCGGGTGCTCGATGTGCTCGCGCGCCGGGGGAGCACGCTCGCCGTCGCGGAGTCGCTCACCGGCGGTCTGGTCGCGGCGGAGCTGACATCCGTTCCCGGGGCCTCGCGATCGCTCCGCGGGTCCGTCACGGCCTACGCGAGCGACGTCAAGCGCGATGTCCTCGGTGTCGACGGAACACTTCTGGCCGAGCGGGGCGCGGTGGATCCCGAGGTCGCACGGCAGATGGCCGTCGGCGTACGGGGCGTACTGGCCGCGGATTGGGGCGTCTCGACCACGGGCGTCGCGGGACCGGACCCGCAGGACGGGCAGCCGGTGGGCACCGTCTACGTGGCTGTGAGCGGTCCGCACGGCGGCGAGAAAGTGGCCGCACTGCGGTTGAACGGTGACCGGGCGGAAATCCGTAGAGAGAGTGTACGGAGCGTGCTGGAACTGCTTTCCGGCGAACTGACCGGGAACGGGCGGACACAGGATACGGAACGGAACGGGGGGACTTGA
- the pgsA gene encoding CDP-diacylglycerol--glycerol-3-phosphate 3-phosphatidyltransferase has product MTGVPASAEGGQGRPAPGGKLGAAAVNQASIWNIANILTMMRLVLVPAFVMLLLQDGGYDPAWRAWAWAAFAVAMITDVFDGHLARTYNLVTDFGKIADPIADKAIMAAGLISLSALGDLPWWVTGVILFRELGITLMRFWVIRHGVIPASRGGKMKTLAQGTAVGMYVLALTGPLATLRFWVMGVAVLLTVLTGLDYVRQAIVLRRQGLAAERKGAERTS; this is encoded by the coding sequence ATGACCGGAGTCCCGGCATCGGCCGAGGGCGGCCAGGGTAGGCCGGCGCCCGGCGGCAAGCTGGGGGCTGCGGCCGTCAATCAGGCCAGTATCTGGAACATCGCCAACATCCTCACCATGATGCGGCTGGTGCTCGTACCGGCCTTCGTGATGCTGCTGCTCCAGGACGGCGGGTACGACCCGGCCTGGCGCGCCTGGGCGTGGGCCGCGTTCGCCGTGGCCATGATCACCGATGTCTTCGACGGGCATCTGGCCCGTACGTACAACCTGGTCACCGACTTCGGGAAGATCGCCGACCCGATCGCCGACAAGGCGATCATGGCGGCCGGGCTGATCAGTCTCTCCGCCCTCGGGGACCTTCCGTGGTGGGTGACCGGGGTCATTCTCTTCCGTGAGCTCGGGATCACGCTGATGCGGTTCTGGGTGATCCGGCACGGAGTCATTCCGGCCAGCCGCGGCGGCAAGATGAAGACGCTGGCGCAGGGCACCGCGGTTGGCATGTACGTGCTGGCGCTGACGGGGCCGCTCGCGACGCTGCGGTTCTGGGTGATGGGGGTCGCGGTGCTGCTGACCGTCCTGACCGGCCTGGACTATGTGCGTCAGGCGATCGTGCTGCGACGGCAGGGGCTGGCGGCCGAGCGTAAGGGCGCGGAGAGGACTTCGTGA